The following is a genomic window from Malus sylvestris chromosome 12, drMalSylv7.2, whole genome shotgun sequence.
gtaagcaagaaaacagggactagcacccataaaaggagagcaccagtgttagttccttcggaagacatcctaccgcataagaaaattcataagttccgAGGGGAACCATCCGTTAGACCTAAGTCCCAAGATGGGGTCCTTAAGGGGCCTGCCTTTAGGAAGACTGGAGTCGAGGCCGTTGAAAATGCTGCTGCCGTAGTTGTAGGAGAAGGGAGCCGACTGTTGCCTCCTCCTCTTACTATGGAGCACACTGTCCAGGAAAATGATCCCGGTTCCCGCCATGAggggaaaggcaaggaaagagctggcagtgtcccgtggaaggacttgaggattgccacgcggccaaaggattttggggatatcaacaattgcttggcagggcgtcgattcgccttcgatgagctcggagagcccttagctaaggatgaatcggattgcgaccggatgttgaagctgtcttcatatgtgagtgttactttgtcatttccttactttttcctctttattatcattatttaggtagtgatgatcgtcttgccatgcaggtcatggccgagtatcacgacagactgcaagaggttgagcggtacaaggcaaaactgaaggagaataagcagcttgtggacgaggcccgaaggaataagggacttttgactcaggctctccaactgaaggacgaaaccatggagagcttgaaaaggcgaaatggtgagaacctaaggcttaagaaattgtttgaggcaactaaaaaacagttggaggtggctaccttggaggtatccaaggttaggggagaattggatggtgccttagttgagatttctgaactggagaagagcattccaactgaaagggaggctgctgtgcaagaatacttaagttcttcgacctttcatcttgctattaaaccccactgtgctcaagaagctcgctttgaaaaaaggaaatggatggccgtccttgatcgttatgatgatgggagcattcttcgaaaataccacgaagatatagatgagcatcatcgaaagggcgagacatttgtcctttctgttgatcctagcagcgaagatgagtctgataatgaaggtagtgctgatgcacagactcagcatggtgaagagggtcttggggatgcagaggatgatggtaggacgcggagtgatactgccaggggttcggcttcagatgagaatgaatagcagtgtctttactatctgcatgtattctggatgtagtagtctgatgtgtgtataacatgtgcccatgttataagcttgagagttttggattttaggtgtttatgagtgtttgcactattattaatgcatgtttggctatgtatgaatagatctattgtttggatataagcccttgtttggttgtttctttctttgtatagtcttgtcgacacataattagattttgtttcgtgttggatatatctgctttgaggtttcaacacttgagtgttccattgctaggaatgtaaaagagtgagggctgagttggctaaattacctctttattgaattcattgccaaatggccttcattacataggatgccgaacggctatagctcaacacttgtacatcgtgagtctatttgtagtagtacttcaagtgatcagcgttccatggatggccaagggtcttgccatcggagcttctaagtgtgtaagagccagggcaactgatgccaatgacttcatacggtccatcccagtttggactaagtgtgccttcactcgggactctgtcgcagagtaatcttttctttaagacccagtctcctattttgaaagaacgaggcttgaccctagagtcataatagttggagatgcgctgcttgtaggcgacattcctcaagtgagcttggtttctgtgttcctcgactaaatccaagttgagggtgagttgtttgtcattttcactttgaatgtagttctggactcggaatgttgcttgctcgagctcaacagggacaaccgcctctgtgccaaaggcaagtgagaatggagtttctcctgttgaagtccgatatgaagtgcgatatgaccaaagaacttggggtacaaattctggccaacagcctttagctttgtccaagctggttttcaaagtgcgcttgattattttgttgatggcctcaacttgtccattagactggggatgagctggagaggcaaaacataagttgatgttgaacttagagcagaacaacctgaacttcttgttgtcaaactgtcgcccattgtcagtgattatcgcattgggaatgccgaatctacaaaggatgttcttccacacgaagtcttctatctttgcctcagtaatggttgccaagggttctacttcggcccactttgtgaagtagtccactgcaacgactgcgtaacagactttgcccttccctgccgacattgggccgatcaaatcaagtccccactgggcgaagggccaagggctgatcataggagtaagaggctctggaggggaatgaggaatagttgcatatcgttgacatttgtcacatgagcgggatactttgatggcatcctggtggagtgttggccagtaatatccttggcgaaaagtcttgtgtgctagggaccgagatccagcatgatctccacagactccctcatgtatttcccgaatgacgatttccgcctcggcaggcgtaagacaccttaagtatggcaggctaaaacctcgcttatagagttgatcattgatgatcaggtagcgggtagacttgtatcgaatttgcttagcctggactttatcatttgggagggtgccatgagcaaggaaattatagatcggggtgatccaactatccccctgttgtaagttgcatacttctgcggccatggtgcttggtgttgccaacagttcgacatgaatttttcttccaatcttgtcttccacagccgaggcgaggcgagccagggcgtctgcatgactgtttgccgctcgaggaacttgggtgatctggtagtggaagtgcttgagcaaaagttgtgtttgcgcaagatatgctgccatggagctgtccttagcatcaaagttgttggtaacctggttgaccaccaattgggagtcactgaaaatatcaatttgtttaaccccgaggtgtttggccaaacgtaatcctgctagaagggcttcatactcggcctcattatttgatgccttgaatttgaaacgaagagcatactccattgctactttgtcgggtgtagtcaagactagtcccgctccacagccctgttggttggatgagccatcaacatacagactccatgctggggttgttggttctatcttctgagcttccgggggtaatgaagccactgcttcaggtgtagaagcaatgtcaaccggatatgtgaagtcggcaatgaagtctgccactgcttggcccttctcagctggctttggttggtaggagatgtcaaactcacccaacgctattgcccatttgatcattcgccctgaagtgttaggactttggagtatctgtcgaagaggataattggtaagcacgatgatggagtgcgcttggaagtaagggcggagttttcgagcagacatgaccaatgccagagccaatttctcaatgttagagtaccgtgtctccgcatcttgtaaggctttgctagcgtagtagacaggtcgctcaatattcccatcctttcgaatgagaacggaacttacggctgaagctgataccgataggtagataatgagaatgtctcctacctcgggcttggagagtagaggggctttactcatgtactccttgaggtttttgaatgcctcggcacattcatcagtccatgtaatgtacttcctacttcccttaagtgctttaaaaaagggagcacatttgtctgtggccttagaaatgaacctggttaaggctgccaccttgccagtaaggctctggatgtcctttgaagttaccggttccttcatgtcgaggattgctttgatcttctcgggattagcttcaatgcctcgttggctaatcatgaaacctaagaatttgccagagcctacgccgaaggcacatttgttggggtttaacctcattcgatacctcttcaaaatagtgaaagtttcagataggttggtgatgtgttggtcagcatgtttgctcttgactaacatatcatcaacgtaaacttccatgctcttcccaatctgctcggcgaacattgagttgactagtctctgataagtcgctcctgcattctttaggccgaaaggcatgactttatagcagtatagtcctctgtcggtagtgaaggctgtgtgttcttgatccgaagggttcatgaggatttggttgtatcctgagtaagcatccatgaagctcaggagttcacacccggccgtagagtctataagtctgtca
Proteins encoded in this region:
- the LOC126592372 gene encoding uncharacterized protein LOC126592372; translated protein: MFYTQILLTLGVRLPLHPWLQKMLSLIGYAPGQLNPGFWDTLIGFYIIWMECGLCEPSFHQWRYCYKMRPTKSCTGYAECACRSERERIVYGKKKAYYTWKNRWCFLYNDWEYDKGVTPERRVLTHFQTVVTRGTIQLFGQELSDIEKVLRVPKEDRHLSKLRPLFRRYGFQPLVSESQGRSMEKVSKKTGTSTHKRRAPVLVPSEDILPHKKIHKFRGEPSVRPKSQDGVLKGPAFRKTGVEAVENAAAVVVGEGSRLLPPPLTMEHTVQENDPGSRHEGKGKERAGSVPWKDLRIATRPKDFGDINNCLAGRRFAFDELGEPLAKDESDCDRMLKLSSYVMAEYHDRLQEVERYKAKLKENKQLVDEARRNKGLLTQALQLKDETMESLKRRNGENLRLKKLFEATKKQLEVATLEVSKVRGELDGALVEISELEKSIPTEREAAVQEYLSSSTFHLAIKPHCAQEARFEKRKWMAVLDRYDDGSILRKYHEDIDEHHRKGETFIRSRHGLMLLLLGPGVAISGNDLHAVSESERGVGREAAEEDGDGLEIGWQQLKEQRQAQKQKQL